In Marmota flaviventris isolate mMarFla1 chromosome 17, mMarFla1.hap1, whole genome shotgun sequence, a single genomic region encodes these proteins:
- the Myo1c gene encoding unconventional myosin-Ic isoform X1: MALQVELIPTGEIIRVVHPHRPCKLALGSDGVRVTMESALTARDRVGVQDFVLLENFTSEAAFIENLRRRFRENLIYTYIGPVLVSVNPYRDLQIYSRQHMERYRGVSFYEVPPHLFAVADTVYRALRTERRDQAVMISGESGAGKTEATKRLLQFYAETCPAPERGGAVRDRLLQSNPVLEAFGNAKTLRNDNSSRFGKYMDVQFDFKGAPIGGHILSYLLEKSRVVHQNHGERNFHVFYQLLEGGEEETLRRLGLERNPQNYLYLVKGQCAKVSSINDKSDWKVVRKALTVIDFTEDEVEDLLSIVASVLHLGNIHFAADEESNAQVTTENQLKYITRLLDVEGSTLREALTHRKIIAKGEELLSPLNLEQAAYARDALAKAVYSRTFTWLVGKINRSLASKDAESPSWRSTTVLGLLDIYGFEVFQHNSFEQFCINYCNEKLQQLFIELTLKSEQEEYEAEGIAWEPVQYFNNKIICDLVEEKFKGIISILDEECLRPGEATDLTFLEKLEDTVKHHPHFLTHKLADQRTRKSLGRGEFRLLHYAGEVTYSVTGFLDKNNDLLFRNLKETMCSSKNPIMSQCFDRSELSDKKRPETVATQFKMSLLQLVEILKSKEPAYIRCIKPNDAKQPGRFDEVLIRHQVKYLGLMENLRVRRAGFAYRRKYEAFLQRYKSLCPETWPTWAGRPQDGVAVLVRHLGYKPEEYKMGRTKIFIRFPKTLFATEDALEVRRQSLATKIQAAWKGFHWRQKFLRVKRSAICIQSWWRGTLGRRKAAKRKWAAQTIRRFIRGFILRHAPRCPENAFFLDHVRTSFLLNLRRQLPRNVLDTSWPTPPPALREASELLRELCMKNMVWKYCRSISPEWKQQLQQKAVASEIFKGKKDNYPQSVPRLFISTRLGTDEISPKVLQALGSESIQYAVPVVKYDRKGYKPRSRQLLLTPSAVVIVEDAKVKQRIDYANLTGISVSSLSDSLFVLHVQREDNKQKGDVVLQSDHVIETLTKTALSADRVNNININQGSITFAGGPGRDGIIDFTPGSELLITKAKNGHLAVVAPRLNSR; this comes from the exons AGACCATGCAAGCTT GCCCTGGGCAGTGACGGGGTGCGGGTAACCATGGAGAGTGCCCTGACTGCCCGTGACCGGGTGGGGGTGCAAGATTTTGTGCTGCTGGAGAACTTCACCAGCGAGGCTGCCTTCATTGAGAACTTGCGGCGGCGCTTCCGGGAGAACCTTATTTAC ACCTATATTGGCCCCGTCCTGGTGTCTGTCAACCCCTACCGAGACCTACAGATTTATAGCCGGCAGCATATGGAGCGTTACCGTGGCGTCAGTTTCTATGAAGTGCCACCCCACCT GTTTGCAGTGGCTGACACTGTGTACCGGGCACTGCGCACGGAACGCCGGGACCAGGCGGTGATGATCTCTGGGGAGAGTGGGGCAGGCAAGACAGAGGCCACCAAGCGGCTACTACAGTTCTATGCAGAGACCTGCCCAGCCCCTGAGCGAGGGGGTGCTGTGCGAGACCGATTGCTGCAGAGCAACCCAGTGCTGGAA GCCTTTGGAAATGCCAAGACCCTTCGGAATGATAACTCCAGCCGATTTGGGAAGTACATGGATGTGCAGTTTGACTTTAAG GGTGCCCCCATAGGTGGCCATATCCTCAGTTACCTCCTGGAGAAGTCCCGAGTGGTACACCAGAATCATGGGGAGCGGAACTTCCATGTTTTCTACCAGCTGctggagggaggtgaggaggagaCATTGCGCAGGCTGGGCTTGGAACGAAACCCCCAGAACTACCTGTACCTGGTAAAG GGCCAGTGCGCCAAAGTTTCTTCCATCAATGACAAGAGTGACTGGAAGGTTGTCAGGAAGGCGCTGACAGTCATCGACTTCACTGAGGACGAAGTGGAG GACCTGCTGAGCATTGTGGCTAGTGTCCTGCACTTAGGCAACATCCACTTTGCTGCTGATGAGGAGAGTAATGCCCAGGTCACCACTGAGAACCAGCTCAAGTACATAACCAGG CTCCTTGATGTGGAAGGCTCAACACTGCGGGAAGCCTTGACGCATAGGAAGATCATCGCCAAGGGAGAAGAG CTCCTGAGCCCCCTGAACCTGGAGCAGGCTGCATACGCACGGGATGCTCTTGCCAAGGCTGTGTATAGTCGCACTTTCACCTGGTTGGTTGGGAAGATCAACAGGTCACTGGCCTCCAAG GATGCTGAGAGCCCCAGCTGGCGGAGTACCACGGTTCTTGGGCTCCTGGACATTTATGGCTTTGAGGTGTTTCAGCATAACAG TTTTGAGCAGTTCTGCATCAACTACTGTAACGAGAAGCTGCAGCAGCTCTTCATTGAACTGACACTCAAGTCAGAACAGGAAGAGTACGAGGCCGAGGGAATCGCG TGGGAGCCTGTTCAGTACTTCAACAATAAGATTATCTGTGATCTGGTAGAGGAGAAGTTCAAGGGCATCATCTCCATCTTG GATGAGGAGTGTTTGCGCCCTGGGGAGGCCACAGACCTGACCTTCCTGGAGAAGCTAGAGGACACTGTCAAGCACCATCCACACTTCCTCAC GCACAAGCTGGCTGACCAGCGGACCAGGAAATCCCTGGGCCGTGGGGAGTTCCGCCTTTTGCACTATGCTGGGGAGGTGACCTACAGCGTGACTG GGTTTCTGGATAAAAACAACGACCTTCTCTTCCGGAACCTGAAAGAG ACCATGTGCAGCTCAAAGAATCCCATTATGAGCCAGTGCTTCGACCGGAGTGAACTCAGTGATAAAAAGCGGCCAGAGACG GTGGCCACCCAATTCAAAATGAGTCTCCTGCAGCTGGTAGAGATTCTGAAGTCTAAGGAGCCTGCCTACATCCGCTGCATCAAGCCCAACGATGCCAAACAGCCCG GCCGCTTTGATGAGGTGCTGATTCGGCACCAGGTGAAGTACCTGGGGCTGATGGAGAACCTGCGCGTGCGCAGAGCTGGCTTCGCCTATCGTCGCAAATACGAGGCTTTCCTGCAGAG ATATAAATCACTGTGCCCAGAGACATGGCCCACATGGGCAGGACGGCCCCAGGATGGTGTGGCTGTGCTGGTCAGACACCTTGGCTACAAGCCAGAAGAGTACAAGATGGGCAG GACCAAGATCTTCATACGCTTCCCCAAGACCCTGTTTGCCACAGAGGATGCCCTGGAGGTCCGTCGGCAGAGCCTTG CCACGAAGATCCAAGCAGCTTGGAAGGGTTTTCACTGGCGGCAGAAATTCCTCCGGGTGAAGCGATCAG CCATTTGCATCCAGTCGTGGTGGCGTGGAACACTGGGCCgaaggaaggcagcaaagaggaAGTGGGCGGCACAGACCATCCGGCG GTTCATCCGTGGCTTCATCCTGCGCCACGCACCCCGTTGTCCTGAGAATGCCTTCTTCTTGGATCATGTACGCACGTCATTTTTGCTTAACCTGAGACGGCAGCTGCCCCGGAATGTCCTGGACACTTCCTGGCCAACTCCCCCACCTGCCTTACGTGAG GCCTCAGAGCTTCTACGGGAATTGTGCATGAAGAACATGGTGTGGAAGTACTGCCGGAGTATCAGCCCGGAGTGGAAGCAGCAG CTTCAGCAAAAGGCAGTGGCTAGTGAGATCTTCAAAGGCAAGAAGGATAATTACCCCCAGAGTGTCCCCAGACTCTTCATCAGCACACGGCTTG GCACAGATGAGATCAGTCCCAAAGTGCTGCAGGCCCTAGGCTCTGAATCCATCCAG TATGCCGTGCCAGTAGTGAAATATGACCGCAAGGGCTACAAGCCTCGCTCCCGGCAGCTACTGCTCACACCCAGCGCTGTGGTCATCGTGGAGGATGCCAAAGTCAAGCAGAGGATCGATTACGCCAACCTGACTG GAATCTCTGTCAGCAGCCTGAGTGATAGCCTCTTTGTGCTTCATGTGCAGCGTGAGGACAATAAGCAGAAG GGGGATGTGGTACTACAGAGTGACCATGTGATTGAGACACTCACCAAGACAGCCCTCAGTGCGGATCGTGTGAACAACATCAACATCAACCAGGGCAG CATCACATTTGCAGGGGGACCTGGCAGGGATGGCATCATTGACTTCACACCTGGCTCAGAGCTGCTTATCACCAAGGCCAAGAATGGGCACCTGGCTGTG
- the Myo1c gene encoding unconventional myosin-Ic isoform X2 — protein sequence MRYRASALGSDGVRVTMESALTARDRVGVQDFVLLENFTSEAAFIENLRRRFRENLIYTYIGPVLVSVNPYRDLQIYSRQHMERYRGVSFYEVPPHLFAVADTVYRALRTERRDQAVMISGESGAGKTEATKRLLQFYAETCPAPERGGAVRDRLLQSNPVLEAFGNAKTLRNDNSSRFGKYMDVQFDFKGAPIGGHILSYLLEKSRVVHQNHGERNFHVFYQLLEGGEEETLRRLGLERNPQNYLYLVKGQCAKVSSINDKSDWKVVRKALTVIDFTEDEVEDLLSIVASVLHLGNIHFAADEESNAQVTTENQLKYITRLLDVEGSTLREALTHRKIIAKGEELLSPLNLEQAAYARDALAKAVYSRTFTWLVGKINRSLASKDAESPSWRSTTVLGLLDIYGFEVFQHNSFEQFCINYCNEKLQQLFIELTLKSEQEEYEAEGIAWEPVQYFNNKIICDLVEEKFKGIISILDEECLRPGEATDLTFLEKLEDTVKHHPHFLTHKLADQRTRKSLGRGEFRLLHYAGEVTYSVTGFLDKNNDLLFRNLKETMCSSKNPIMSQCFDRSELSDKKRPETVATQFKMSLLQLVEILKSKEPAYIRCIKPNDAKQPGRFDEVLIRHQVKYLGLMENLRVRRAGFAYRRKYEAFLQRYKSLCPETWPTWAGRPQDGVAVLVRHLGYKPEEYKMGRTKIFIRFPKTLFATEDALEVRRQSLATKIQAAWKGFHWRQKFLRVKRSAICIQSWWRGTLGRRKAAKRKWAAQTIRRFIRGFILRHAPRCPENAFFLDHVRTSFLLNLRRQLPRNVLDTSWPTPPPALREASELLRELCMKNMVWKYCRSISPEWKQQLQQKAVASEIFKGKKDNYPQSVPRLFISTRLGTDEISPKVLQALGSESIQYAVPVVKYDRKGYKPRSRQLLLTPSAVVIVEDAKVKQRIDYANLTGISVSSLSDSLFVLHVQREDNKQKGDVVLQSDHVIETLTKTALSADRVNNININQGSITFAGGPGRDGIIDFTPGSELLITKAKNGHLAVVAPRLNSR from the exons ATGCGCTACCGGGCGTCG GCCCTGGGCAGTGACGGGGTGCGGGTAACCATGGAGAGTGCCCTGACTGCCCGTGACCGGGTGGGGGTGCAAGATTTTGTGCTGCTGGAGAACTTCACCAGCGAGGCTGCCTTCATTGAGAACTTGCGGCGGCGCTTCCGGGAGAACCTTATTTAC ACCTATATTGGCCCCGTCCTGGTGTCTGTCAACCCCTACCGAGACCTACAGATTTATAGCCGGCAGCATATGGAGCGTTACCGTGGCGTCAGTTTCTATGAAGTGCCACCCCACCT GTTTGCAGTGGCTGACACTGTGTACCGGGCACTGCGCACGGAACGCCGGGACCAGGCGGTGATGATCTCTGGGGAGAGTGGGGCAGGCAAGACAGAGGCCACCAAGCGGCTACTACAGTTCTATGCAGAGACCTGCCCAGCCCCTGAGCGAGGGGGTGCTGTGCGAGACCGATTGCTGCAGAGCAACCCAGTGCTGGAA GCCTTTGGAAATGCCAAGACCCTTCGGAATGATAACTCCAGCCGATTTGGGAAGTACATGGATGTGCAGTTTGACTTTAAG GGTGCCCCCATAGGTGGCCATATCCTCAGTTACCTCCTGGAGAAGTCCCGAGTGGTACACCAGAATCATGGGGAGCGGAACTTCCATGTTTTCTACCAGCTGctggagggaggtgaggaggagaCATTGCGCAGGCTGGGCTTGGAACGAAACCCCCAGAACTACCTGTACCTGGTAAAG GGCCAGTGCGCCAAAGTTTCTTCCATCAATGACAAGAGTGACTGGAAGGTTGTCAGGAAGGCGCTGACAGTCATCGACTTCACTGAGGACGAAGTGGAG GACCTGCTGAGCATTGTGGCTAGTGTCCTGCACTTAGGCAACATCCACTTTGCTGCTGATGAGGAGAGTAATGCCCAGGTCACCACTGAGAACCAGCTCAAGTACATAACCAGG CTCCTTGATGTGGAAGGCTCAACACTGCGGGAAGCCTTGACGCATAGGAAGATCATCGCCAAGGGAGAAGAG CTCCTGAGCCCCCTGAACCTGGAGCAGGCTGCATACGCACGGGATGCTCTTGCCAAGGCTGTGTATAGTCGCACTTTCACCTGGTTGGTTGGGAAGATCAACAGGTCACTGGCCTCCAAG GATGCTGAGAGCCCCAGCTGGCGGAGTACCACGGTTCTTGGGCTCCTGGACATTTATGGCTTTGAGGTGTTTCAGCATAACAG TTTTGAGCAGTTCTGCATCAACTACTGTAACGAGAAGCTGCAGCAGCTCTTCATTGAACTGACACTCAAGTCAGAACAGGAAGAGTACGAGGCCGAGGGAATCGCG TGGGAGCCTGTTCAGTACTTCAACAATAAGATTATCTGTGATCTGGTAGAGGAGAAGTTCAAGGGCATCATCTCCATCTTG GATGAGGAGTGTTTGCGCCCTGGGGAGGCCACAGACCTGACCTTCCTGGAGAAGCTAGAGGACACTGTCAAGCACCATCCACACTTCCTCAC GCACAAGCTGGCTGACCAGCGGACCAGGAAATCCCTGGGCCGTGGGGAGTTCCGCCTTTTGCACTATGCTGGGGAGGTGACCTACAGCGTGACTG GGTTTCTGGATAAAAACAACGACCTTCTCTTCCGGAACCTGAAAGAG ACCATGTGCAGCTCAAAGAATCCCATTATGAGCCAGTGCTTCGACCGGAGTGAACTCAGTGATAAAAAGCGGCCAGAGACG GTGGCCACCCAATTCAAAATGAGTCTCCTGCAGCTGGTAGAGATTCTGAAGTCTAAGGAGCCTGCCTACATCCGCTGCATCAAGCCCAACGATGCCAAACAGCCCG GCCGCTTTGATGAGGTGCTGATTCGGCACCAGGTGAAGTACCTGGGGCTGATGGAGAACCTGCGCGTGCGCAGAGCTGGCTTCGCCTATCGTCGCAAATACGAGGCTTTCCTGCAGAG ATATAAATCACTGTGCCCAGAGACATGGCCCACATGGGCAGGACGGCCCCAGGATGGTGTGGCTGTGCTGGTCAGACACCTTGGCTACAAGCCAGAAGAGTACAAGATGGGCAG GACCAAGATCTTCATACGCTTCCCCAAGACCCTGTTTGCCACAGAGGATGCCCTGGAGGTCCGTCGGCAGAGCCTTG CCACGAAGATCCAAGCAGCTTGGAAGGGTTTTCACTGGCGGCAGAAATTCCTCCGGGTGAAGCGATCAG CCATTTGCATCCAGTCGTGGTGGCGTGGAACACTGGGCCgaaggaaggcagcaaagaggaAGTGGGCGGCACAGACCATCCGGCG GTTCATCCGTGGCTTCATCCTGCGCCACGCACCCCGTTGTCCTGAGAATGCCTTCTTCTTGGATCATGTACGCACGTCATTTTTGCTTAACCTGAGACGGCAGCTGCCCCGGAATGTCCTGGACACTTCCTGGCCAACTCCCCCACCTGCCTTACGTGAG GCCTCAGAGCTTCTACGGGAATTGTGCATGAAGAACATGGTGTGGAAGTACTGCCGGAGTATCAGCCCGGAGTGGAAGCAGCAG CTTCAGCAAAAGGCAGTGGCTAGTGAGATCTTCAAAGGCAAGAAGGATAATTACCCCCAGAGTGTCCCCAGACTCTTCATCAGCACACGGCTTG GCACAGATGAGATCAGTCCCAAAGTGCTGCAGGCCCTAGGCTCTGAATCCATCCAG TATGCCGTGCCAGTAGTGAAATATGACCGCAAGGGCTACAAGCCTCGCTCCCGGCAGCTACTGCTCACACCCAGCGCTGTGGTCATCGTGGAGGATGCCAAAGTCAAGCAGAGGATCGATTACGCCAACCTGACTG GAATCTCTGTCAGCAGCCTGAGTGATAGCCTCTTTGTGCTTCATGTGCAGCGTGAGGACAATAAGCAGAAG GGGGATGTGGTACTACAGAGTGACCATGTGATTGAGACACTCACCAAGACAGCCCTCAGTGCGGATCGTGTGAACAACATCAACATCAACCAGGGCAG CATCACATTTGCAGGGGGACCTGGCAGGGATGGCATCATTGACTTCACACCTGGCTCAGAGCTGCTTATCACCAAGGCCAAGAATGGGCACCTGGCTGTG
- the Myo1c gene encoding unconventional myosin-Ic isoform X3 gives MESALTARDRVGVQDFVLLENFTSEAAFIENLRRRFRENLIYTYIGPVLVSVNPYRDLQIYSRQHMERYRGVSFYEVPPHLFAVADTVYRALRTERRDQAVMISGESGAGKTEATKRLLQFYAETCPAPERGGAVRDRLLQSNPVLEAFGNAKTLRNDNSSRFGKYMDVQFDFKGAPIGGHILSYLLEKSRVVHQNHGERNFHVFYQLLEGGEEETLRRLGLERNPQNYLYLVKGQCAKVSSINDKSDWKVVRKALTVIDFTEDEVEDLLSIVASVLHLGNIHFAADEESNAQVTTENQLKYITRLLDVEGSTLREALTHRKIIAKGEELLSPLNLEQAAYARDALAKAVYSRTFTWLVGKINRSLASKDAESPSWRSTTVLGLLDIYGFEVFQHNSFEQFCINYCNEKLQQLFIELTLKSEQEEYEAEGIAWEPVQYFNNKIICDLVEEKFKGIISILDEECLRPGEATDLTFLEKLEDTVKHHPHFLTHKLADQRTRKSLGRGEFRLLHYAGEVTYSVTGFLDKNNDLLFRNLKETMCSSKNPIMSQCFDRSELSDKKRPETVATQFKMSLLQLVEILKSKEPAYIRCIKPNDAKQPGRFDEVLIRHQVKYLGLMENLRVRRAGFAYRRKYEAFLQRYKSLCPETWPTWAGRPQDGVAVLVRHLGYKPEEYKMGRTKIFIRFPKTLFATEDALEVRRQSLATKIQAAWKGFHWRQKFLRVKRSAICIQSWWRGTLGRRKAAKRKWAAQTIRRFIRGFILRHAPRCPENAFFLDHVRTSFLLNLRRQLPRNVLDTSWPTPPPALREASELLRELCMKNMVWKYCRSISPEWKQQLQQKAVASEIFKGKKDNYPQSVPRLFISTRLGTDEISPKVLQALGSESIQYAVPVVKYDRKGYKPRSRQLLLTPSAVVIVEDAKVKQRIDYANLTGISVSSLSDSLFVLHVQREDNKQKGDVVLQSDHVIETLTKTALSADRVNNININQGSITFAGGPGRDGIIDFTPGSELLITKAKNGHLAVVAPRLNSR, from the exons ATGGAGAGTGCCCTGACTGCCCGTGACCGGGTGGGGGTGCAAGATTTTGTGCTGCTGGAGAACTTCACCAGCGAGGCTGCCTTCATTGAGAACTTGCGGCGGCGCTTCCGGGAGAACCTTATTTAC ACCTATATTGGCCCCGTCCTGGTGTCTGTCAACCCCTACCGAGACCTACAGATTTATAGCCGGCAGCATATGGAGCGTTACCGTGGCGTCAGTTTCTATGAAGTGCCACCCCACCT GTTTGCAGTGGCTGACACTGTGTACCGGGCACTGCGCACGGAACGCCGGGACCAGGCGGTGATGATCTCTGGGGAGAGTGGGGCAGGCAAGACAGAGGCCACCAAGCGGCTACTACAGTTCTATGCAGAGACCTGCCCAGCCCCTGAGCGAGGGGGTGCTGTGCGAGACCGATTGCTGCAGAGCAACCCAGTGCTGGAA GCCTTTGGAAATGCCAAGACCCTTCGGAATGATAACTCCAGCCGATTTGGGAAGTACATGGATGTGCAGTTTGACTTTAAG GGTGCCCCCATAGGTGGCCATATCCTCAGTTACCTCCTGGAGAAGTCCCGAGTGGTACACCAGAATCATGGGGAGCGGAACTTCCATGTTTTCTACCAGCTGctggagggaggtgaggaggagaCATTGCGCAGGCTGGGCTTGGAACGAAACCCCCAGAACTACCTGTACCTGGTAAAG GGCCAGTGCGCCAAAGTTTCTTCCATCAATGACAAGAGTGACTGGAAGGTTGTCAGGAAGGCGCTGACAGTCATCGACTTCACTGAGGACGAAGTGGAG GACCTGCTGAGCATTGTGGCTAGTGTCCTGCACTTAGGCAACATCCACTTTGCTGCTGATGAGGAGAGTAATGCCCAGGTCACCACTGAGAACCAGCTCAAGTACATAACCAGG CTCCTTGATGTGGAAGGCTCAACACTGCGGGAAGCCTTGACGCATAGGAAGATCATCGCCAAGGGAGAAGAG CTCCTGAGCCCCCTGAACCTGGAGCAGGCTGCATACGCACGGGATGCTCTTGCCAAGGCTGTGTATAGTCGCACTTTCACCTGGTTGGTTGGGAAGATCAACAGGTCACTGGCCTCCAAG GATGCTGAGAGCCCCAGCTGGCGGAGTACCACGGTTCTTGGGCTCCTGGACATTTATGGCTTTGAGGTGTTTCAGCATAACAG TTTTGAGCAGTTCTGCATCAACTACTGTAACGAGAAGCTGCAGCAGCTCTTCATTGAACTGACACTCAAGTCAGAACAGGAAGAGTACGAGGCCGAGGGAATCGCG TGGGAGCCTGTTCAGTACTTCAACAATAAGATTATCTGTGATCTGGTAGAGGAGAAGTTCAAGGGCATCATCTCCATCTTG GATGAGGAGTGTTTGCGCCCTGGGGAGGCCACAGACCTGACCTTCCTGGAGAAGCTAGAGGACACTGTCAAGCACCATCCACACTTCCTCAC GCACAAGCTGGCTGACCAGCGGACCAGGAAATCCCTGGGCCGTGGGGAGTTCCGCCTTTTGCACTATGCTGGGGAGGTGACCTACAGCGTGACTG GGTTTCTGGATAAAAACAACGACCTTCTCTTCCGGAACCTGAAAGAG ACCATGTGCAGCTCAAAGAATCCCATTATGAGCCAGTGCTTCGACCGGAGTGAACTCAGTGATAAAAAGCGGCCAGAGACG GTGGCCACCCAATTCAAAATGAGTCTCCTGCAGCTGGTAGAGATTCTGAAGTCTAAGGAGCCTGCCTACATCCGCTGCATCAAGCCCAACGATGCCAAACAGCCCG GCCGCTTTGATGAGGTGCTGATTCGGCACCAGGTGAAGTACCTGGGGCTGATGGAGAACCTGCGCGTGCGCAGAGCTGGCTTCGCCTATCGTCGCAAATACGAGGCTTTCCTGCAGAG ATATAAATCACTGTGCCCAGAGACATGGCCCACATGGGCAGGACGGCCCCAGGATGGTGTGGCTGTGCTGGTCAGACACCTTGGCTACAAGCCAGAAGAGTACAAGATGGGCAG GACCAAGATCTTCATACGCTTCCCCAAGACCCTGTTTGCCACAGAGGATGCCCTGGAGGTCCGTCGGCAGAGCCTTG CCACGAAGATCCAAGCAGCTTGGAAGGGTTTTCACTGGCGGCAGAAATTCCTCCGGGTGAAGCGATCAG CCATTTGCATCCAGTCGTGGTGGCGTGGAACACTGGGCCgaaggaaggcagcaaagaggaAGTGGGCGGCACAGACCATCCGGCG GTTCATCCGTGGCTTCATCCTGCGCCACGCACCCCGTTGTCCTGAGAATGCCTTCTTCTTGGATCATGTACGCACGTCATTTTTGCTTAACCTGAGACGGCAGCTGCCCCGGAATGTCCTGGACACTTCCTGGCCAACTCCCCCACCTGCCTTACGTGAG GCCTCAGAGCTTCTACGGGAATTGTGCATGAAGAACATGGTGTGGAAGTACTGCCGGAGTATCAGCCCGGAGTGGAAGCAGCAG CTTCAGCAAAAGGCAGTGGCTAGTGAGATCTTCAAAGGCAAGAAGGATAATTACCCCCAGAGTGTCCCCAGACTCTTCATCAGCACACGGCTTG GCACAGATGAGATCAGTCCCAAAGTGCTGCAGGCCCTAGGCTCTGAATCCATCCAG TATGCCGTGCCAGTAGTGAAATATGACCGCAAGGGCTACAAGCCTCGCTCCCGGCAGCTACTGCTCACACCCAGCGCTGTGGTCATCGTGGAGGATGCCAAAGTCAAGCAGAGGATCGATTACGCCAACCTGACTG GAATCTCTGTCAGCAGCCTGAGTGATAGCCTCTTTGTGCTTCATGTGCAGCGTGAGGACAATAAGCAGAAG GGGGATGTGGTACTACAGAGTGACCATGTGATTGAGACACTCACCAAGACAGCCCTCAGTGCGGATCGTGTGAACAACATCAACATCAACCAGGGCAG CATCACATTTGCAGGGGGACCTGGCAGGGATGGCATCATTGACTTCACACCTGGCTCAGAGCTGCTTATCACCAAGGCCAAGAATGGGCACCTGGCTGTG